In the Desulfitobacterium hafniense DCB-2 genome, CCATAGAGGATGTCCTGTTTACCTATGAAATGCTGAAAGAAGACGGCATCGCCTTTGACCTTTCCTTTGTCGATAAAATGGAGATTAGCGGCAAGGATACCATCGTGTTTACTTTGCAAGAGCCGCGTTCCACATTTGTCAGTCAGCTTTCCGAAATCGGCATTGTGCCCAAACATATTTATGATGACAATTATTCCAAAAACCCCATTGGCTCCGGACCCTATCAGGTAACCCAGTATAATGACGGCGAACAAATCATCATGGACTATAACCCTTATTGGTATGGTGAGGAGCCTCAATTCAAGAAACTCACCTTCCTGCTGCTGGGGGAAGATGCCGCTTTTGCAGCGGCCAAGGCCGGTCAAGTTGATATTTGTTACATTCCTCCCAAATTTGCCGGACAAACCCTGCCGGGAATGACCTTACACGTTCTGGAGAGCGTTGATTCCAGAGGAATTAGTCTTCCTGTCCTGCCCAGCGGCGGAACCGGGTATATCAACGCCAACGAGGTCAAAGTCGGCAATGATATTACCTCTCATTTGGCCATCCGTCAAGCATTGAACATTGGGTTAAGCCGTCAGGGAATTATTGATGTGACCATGGACGGATACGGAAAGGCTGCCTATTCCATTGTGGATGGCACACCCTGGTTTAATGAAAAAACGGTCATTGAGGATGGCCGGGTTGAAGAGGCCAAGCAATTGCTGGCAGATGCCGGGTGGGCCGATACCAACAAGGATGGCATTGTCGAGAAGGATGGGCTGAAGGCCGAATTTGATTTATATTTTCCTTCCAGTGACCAGCTGCGCGGTGACATCGCCCTGGCTGTTGCCGATCAGGCCCTTGGTCTGGGTATTAAGATCAATATCATCGGTGCTACCTGGGATGAAATATTTATCCAGGGCAAGGCCAATGCCTGCCTATGGGGAGGCGGCCGACTTCACCCCCATCAATTGTATACTATGTATTCATCTCAGGTGATCAATACCGGGTACAATAACATGCCTTCTTATATCAATCCCACTTCTGATGACTATATAAAGAAAGCTTTGTACGCCAGCACTCAGGAAGAAGCCAATCAATACTGGAAACTGGCCCAATGGGATGGGAAAACCGGTTTCAGCCCCCTTGGTGACGCTCCCATCGTTTGGCTGGCCCGTGTCGACCATCTGTACCTTGTCAATGATCAGGTGAATATCGGCAACCAACTCATGCATTCCCATGGCTATGAATTTGGACTGTTTGGCAATATCACGGAGTGGTCGATCAACCCTTAAAGCCAATCAAGCTGAACGCTCTATCAGAACAGGTGCGTCTGAAACGCCTGCCCGAAGCATTGGCGTTTTGAACGCACCTGTTTGAATGGGGCCGCTCTATAAACGGGAGGTGCTGTGTTATGTCTCAAAAAATCCTCAGGCGCTTTCTGCGCATGATTACCCTGATGCTGGGCTTATCCATCCTGACCTTCTGGTTAATCCATTTGTCTCCGATTGATCCTGTCAATGCCTATGCGATCAGTGATACCTCTATGTCACAGGAACAGCTGGAAAAGCTGAAGGAATACTGGGGGGTTAACAAATCCCCTGTGGAACAATATTTTTCCTGGGCAGGGGCCTTGCTGCAGGGTGATTTTGGTATGTCCAAGCTGTATAGAGTCCCCGTTATGGACATTATTAAAAGCAGAGCCATGACATCTTTTGCGCTCATGGGAACAGCATGGCTCTTGTCCGGTGTTTTCGGCTATCTGCTGGGAGCGGTGGCCGCCATGAGAAGAGGGAAGCTGCTGGATCGCTTTATTAAATGGTACAGTTATATTCTGGTTTCCATACCCACCTTTTTGCTGGCTTTAATTTTACTGCTTGTTTTTGCAGTCTGGCTGGGAATGTTTCCGATCGGCCTGACTAAACCCATAGGACTGGCGGATGCCGATGTTACTTTGGCGGACCGCCTCCGCCATTTCATTCTTCCCGCCTTGACGTTAAGCCTTTTAGGGGTTGCCAATATCGCCATGCACACCCGGGAAAAAATGATCGATATCCTCAATACGGAATATGTGACCTTTGCCAGAGCACGAGGAGAAACAGCCTGGCAGATTTTCAAAAACCATGGTTTCCGCAACTCCATTATTCCGGCTATTTCCATTCAGTTTGCCTATTTCAGTGAATTGTTCGGCGGTTCCGTTCTGGCGGAGCAGGTATTTGCCTATCCGGGGCTGGGCAGCACTCTGACCACCGCCGGCTTAAAAGGAGATCTTCCCCTGCTGCTGGGAATTATTTTAATCGCTTCCTTGTTTGTCTTTATTGGCAATTTTATTGCGGACATCTTAAATACCATTGTCGATCCGCGCATTAAAAGGGGGGAGCTAAGATGCTAGAGCAATTAGGAAGGAAAGAGGAGGTTCTTCTTGACCCAGGAAAAACCGGCAATGTGCGCAAGAAGATTATTTGGATGATCGGCTTTTCCACCTGCCTGATCGGTTTGATCCTTATTCTCAGTTTTATCTTAAGCAACGATAATCTGCGCGTGAACAATGCCAGCAAGAATCTTATGCCCAGCTTGCAGCATTTGTTTGGCACGGATTGGCTGGGCCGGGATATGTTTACCCGAACTATGAAAGGGCTGCGGCTGTCCCTGGCCGTGGGAATTTTTGCTACGGTGATCAGTGTTACTGTGGCCACCTTGCTCGGAACCGCTGCGGCCCTATTCGGTAAAAAAGTCGATGAACTGATTTCCTGGCTCATTGACCTCTTCATCGGTATGCCTCACCTGATCTTCATGATTTTAATCTGTTATATCGTAGGCGGGGGGATTCGGGGCATTGTCATCGGTGTTGCCATGACCCACTGGACCTCACTGGCCAGGGTGGTGCGGGCTGAAGTCCTGCAGATCAAAAGTGCGGAATACATCCAACTATCCCGGAGCTATGGTAAGTCCCCTTGGTATATTGCCAGAAGGCATGTCATGCCTTCCGTATTTCCGCAAATCATGATTGGAGCATTCTTAATGTTTCCTCATGTCATCCTCCATGAGGCTGCCCTCACCTTTTTAGGCTTTGGGCTGTCACCCCAAACACCGGCGGTGGGGATTATTCTGTCTGAAGCCATGAGCCATCTTTCCACAGGCCAATGGTGGCTGATCCTGTTCCCGGGAATTCTGTTGATTCTAGTGGCCAAGAGCTTTGATAATATTGGCGAACAACTAAGAATTTTGCTGGACCCGACCAGCTCCAACGAATAGGAGGCAGGAATCATGCTTAAAGCGGCACAACCCTTATTGAAGGTAGAAAATCTGTCCATTGGGTTTTCCCAATACTTTAGAGGAACTCAAAAACGTGTCATCCAGCCTATTGCCAATCTTCATGTGGAGATTGAGGAAGGGGAGATCGTTGCGGTTGTGGGGGCCAGCGGCTCAGGGAAAAGTTTGCTGGCCCATGCCATCCTGGGAATTCTCCCTACCAATGCCATCTGCTCCGGCAGTATGATGTATCGTGGGCAGGAATTAACTAAAAAGCGCAAAGAAGAACTGAGAGGCCGGGAAATCTCCTTTAT is a window encoding:
- a CDS encoding ABC transporter substrate-binding protein, with the translated sequence MNKPKLHLLRKRFAPLLILVVVLLVGLPGCSPSPTTSKAPEEGKKEELVLAVGMADYGMFDPKKTWGAIGQIRLTHSSLLKATKDLTFVGDLAKSFETSKDGYTWTFKIRNDAKFSNGDPVTIEDVLFTYEMLKEDGIAFDLSFVDKMEISGKDTIVFTLQEPRSTFVSQLSEIGIVPKHIYDDNYSKNPIGSGPYQVTQYNDGEQIIMDYNPYWYGEEPQFKKLTFLLLGEDAAFAAAKAGQVDICYIPPKFAGQTLPGMTLHVLESVDSRGISLPVLPSGGTGYINANEVKVGNDITSHLAIRQALNIGLSRQGIIDVTMDGYGKAAYSIVDGTPWFNEKTVIEDGRVEEAKQLLADAGWADTNKDGIVEKDGLKAEFDLYFPSSDQLRGDIALAVADQALGLGIKINIIGATWDEIFIQGKANACLWGGGRLHPHQLYTMYSSQVINTGYNNMPSYINPTSDDYIKKALYASTQEEANQYWKLAQWDGKTGFSPLGDAPIVWLARVDHLYLVNDQVNIGNQLMHSHGYEFGLFGNITEWSINP
- a CDS encoding ABC transporter permease, giving the protein MSQKILRRFLRMITLMLGLSILTFWLIHLSPIDPVNAYAISDTSMSQEQLEKLKEYWGVNKSPVEQYFSWAGALLQGDFGMSKLYRVPVMDIIKSRAMTSFALMGTAWLLSGVFGYLLGAVAAMRRGKLLDRFIKWYSYILVSIPTFLLALILLLVFAVWLGMFPIGLTKPIGLADADVTLADRLRHFILPALTLSLLGVANIAMHTREKMIDILNTEYVTFARARGETAWQIFKNHGFRNSIIPAISIQFAYFSELFGGSVLAEQVFAYPGLGSTLTTAGLKGDLPLLLGIILIASLFVFIGNFIADILNTIVDPRIKRGELRC
- a CDS encoding ABC transporter permease, whose amino-acid sequence is MLEQLGRKEEVLLDPGKTGNVRKKIIWMIGFSTCLIGLILILSFILSNDNLRVNNASKNLMPSLQHLFGTDWLGRDMFTRTMKGLRLSLAVGIFATVISVTVATLLGTAAALFGKKVDELISWLIDLFIGMPHLIFMILICYIVGGGIRGIVIGVAMTHWTSLARVVRAEVLQIKSAEYIQLSRSYGKSPWYIARRHVMPSVFPQIMIGAFLMFPHVILHEAALTFLGFGLSPQTPAVGIILSEAMSHLSTGQWWLILFPGILLILVAKSFDNIGEQLRILLDPTSSNE